From a region of the Gemmatimonadota bacterium genome:
- a CDS encoding DUF3179 domain-containing protein — translation MPLPGAQRMRSLELAYQLHTWRWIVRGLAVAFVVVGARSDWRHGRVARVAMGLGALAVTAMAYAFNFVMAADAMFKQPTVVVMAGAAENRVEMDRLVVGIEVDGEARAYPLQFIGYHHQVRDSVAGREILVTYCTVCRTGRVFDPRLAGQVEHFRLVGMDHFNAMLEDETTGSWWRQANGEAVTGPLRGTTLEELPSRQVTLRQWLALHPTSRIMQGDPAFTAEYAQDFAFERGTSRSRLTGTDPRSWEEKSWVVGIRVGGATRAYDWNRLLRERAINDTLGGRPIVVAVAADSASFFAFVRPDTATRYSVADDSLRTRGSAVAFSGRGPTGTLESLVASQEFWHSWRTFNPGTTRH, via the coding sequence ATGCCGCTCCCGGGTGCGCAGCGGATGCGCAGTCTGGAGCTCGCCTACCAGCTCCACACCTGGCGCTGGATCGTCCGCGGGCTCGCGGTGGCCTTCGTCGTCGTCGGCGCGCGCTCGGACTGGCGTCACGGCCGGGTCGCGCGGGTCGCGATGGGGCTCGGCGCGCTCGCGGTCACGGCGATGGCCTACGCTTTCAATTTCGTGATGGCCGCCGATGCGATGTTCAAGCAGCCGACCGTCGTGGTGATGGCGGGGGCCGCCGAGAATCGCGTGGAGATGGACCGCCTCGTGGTGGGCATCGAGGTCGACGGCGAGGCACGCGCCTACCCGTTGCAGTTCATCGGGTACCACCACCAGGTCCGCGATTCGGTCGCCGGACGCGAGATCCTCGTCACCTACTGCACCGTCTGTCGCACGGGCCGGGTCTTCGACCCGCGCCTCGCGGGGCAGGTCGAGCATTTCCGGCTCGTCGGCATGGATCACTTCAACGCCATGCTGGAGGACGAGACGACCGGGAGCTGGTGGCGGCAGGCCAACGGCGAGGCGGTGACCGGTCCCCTCCGAGGGACGACGCTCGAGGAACTGCCGAGCCGGCAGGTGACGTTGCGCCAGTGGCTCGCCCTCCACCCGACGAGCCGCATCATGCAGGGCGATCCCGCCTTCACTGCGGAGTACGCGCAGGACTTCGCCTTCGAGCGCGGCACGAGCCGCAGTCGGCTCACCGGCACCGACCCGCGCTCGTGGGAGGAGAAGTCCTGGGTGGTCGGTATCCGCGTCGGTGGTGCGACGCGCGCGTACGACTGGAACCGGCTGCTCCGCGAGCGGGCGATCAACGACACCCTCGGCGGTCGCCCGATCGTCGTCGCCGTCGCGGCGGACAGCGCGAGCTTCTTCGCGTTCGTTCGCCCCGATACCGCGACCCGGTACTCCGTCGCCGACGATTCGCTGCGCACCAGGGGCTCGGCCGTCGCGTTCAGCGGGAGGGGCCCGACGGGGACGCTCGAGTCCCTCGTCGCGAGCCAGGAGTTCTGGCACAGCTGGCGCACGTTCAATCCCGGCACCACGCGGCACTAG
- a CDS encoding AMP-binding protein — protein MDLLTLRAAAGGGSIDGRSATSLVAAGFTLLQRSPVLVRALAGRRAGILLPTSPQFLVALAASDGRGAVLVNPLAAPSEIADQCADAAVGAILTLSAFASRVPPGMVTVLLDDAPATATVVAPDGTATRIDLGSHFGLEVEGDAEAPGRDEECAIVYTSGMAGRALGAILTHRNLITNARAAVQAAAFTPGSHLLAVLPFSHLFGLTVSGIAPLLAGARVSTMARFNPITAVDRIVTDGITAIVGVPAIFSAMLTAIERRGGIAMPSLTLSICGGAPLDPALQARWTEVTGVELRQGYGLTEASPVALFNRIDRPNARGTLGLPFPGVQVSVRDPDTGATLPVGDEGELCIAGETVFRGYVSGGADGLAMRDGWLRTGDLGRARADGTFEFRGLLKPMFTRNGFNVYPREVERVLGGMPGVESVRAFGVPDAASEHEVAVEIVGTVGEAEVKVFAEAHLSAYKRPSRITIHSRR, from the coding sequence GTGGATCTCCTCACCCTTCGCGCGGCCGCCGGCGGCGGGTCGATCGACGGTCGATCGGCCACGAGTCTCGTCGCCGCCGGCTTCACGCTGCTCCAGCGGAGCCCCGTGCTCGTGCGCGCGCTCGCGGGCAGGCGCGCCGGGATCCTCCTTCCCACGTCGCCTCAGTTCCTCGTCGCGCTCGCGGCGTCGGACGGCCGGGGAGCGGTGCTCGTCAATCCCCTCGCGGCGCCGAGCGAGATCGCTGACCAATGCGCGGACGCGGCGGTTGGCGCGATCCTCACGCTCTCCGCCTTCGCGTCGCGCGTCCCGCCGGGGATGGTCACGGTACTGCTCGACGACGCGCCGGCCACCGCCACTGTCGTCGCACCCGACGGCACGGCCACGCGCATCGACCTCGGTTCGCACTTCGGCCTCGAGGTCGAGGGTGACGCCGAAGCGCCCGGTCGCGACGAGGAGTGCGCCATCGTCTATACCTCCGGCATGGCCGGTCGCGCGCTCGGCGCGATCCTCACGCACCGCAACCTCATCACCAACGCGCGCGCGGCGGTGCAGGCGGCGGCCTTCACCCCGGGGTCGCACCTCCTCGCGGTGCTGCCCTTCTCGCACCTCTTCGGCCTCACGGTCTCCGGCATCGCGCCACTGCTCGCCGGGGCGCGCGTCTCGACGATGGCGCGCTTCAATCCCATCACCGCGGTGGACCGCATCGTCACCGACGGGATCACCGCGATCGTCGGCGTCCCGGCGATCTTCTCGGCGATGCTCACGGCCATCGAGCGCCGCGGCGGCATCGCGATGCCGAGCCTGACGCTCTCCATCTGCGGCGGGGCGCCCCTCGATCCCGCGTTGCAGGCGCGCTGGACCGAGGTCACCGGCGTGGAGCTGCGCCAGGGATACGGCCTGACCGAAGCCTCGCCGGTCGCGCTCTTCAATCGCATCGACCGACCCAACGCGCGCGGGACGCTCGGGCTCCCCTTCCCCGGCGTGCAGGTGAGCGTCCGCGATCCCGATACCGGCGCCACCCTCCCGGTGGGCGATGAGGGGGAGCTCTGCATCGCGGGGGAGACCGTCTTCCGCGGCTATGTCTCGGGCGGCGCGGACGGACTCGCCATGCGAGACGGCTGGCTGCGCACGGGGGATCTCGGCCGAGCGCGCGCGGACGGGACCTTCGAGTTCCGCGGACTGCTCAAGCCGATGTTCACCCGCAACGGGTTCAACGTCTACCCGCGCGAGGTCGAGCGGGTGCTCGGGGGGATGCCCGGCGTGGAGTCGGTGCGCGCCTTCGGCGTACCCGATGCCGCGAGCGAGCACGAGGTCGCCGTGGAGATCGTCGGCACGGTCGGCGAGGCCGAGGTGAAGGTCTTCGCCGAGGCGCACCTCTCGGCCTACAAGCGGCCGTCGCGGATCACCATCCACTCGAGGAGATGA
- a CDS encoding cystathionine gamma-synthase, with protein MTKILPDEHGGGFSTRAIHAGQRPDPTSGAIMPPIYQTSTYAQEALGVNKGYEYARGKNPTRECLERNIAALEGAQHGFAFSSGMGCVDSIMKLFRSGDHVVVGSNVYGGTYRLFDKILQNFGMQFSWVDTRDPQRIADALRPNTRAVMLETPTNPLMQLTDLAAAAEIARRHGALTIVDNTFATPYFQNPLQLGADIVWHSSTKYLNGHSDIIGGVAALNDDELAKRLQFNLNSAGAVPGPMDSWLTLRGTKTLALRMRQHDANGRAISSWLANRVGETHVFYPGLATHPQHELAKRQMRGFGGMVSVETGSKENANKVVSRVRIFTLAESLGGVESLVCQPAGMTHASVEPARRLEIGITDGLIRFSCGVEDVEDLIADLEQAFQGL; from the coding sequence ATGACCAAGATCCTCCCCGACGAGCACGGCGGCGGCTTCTCCACCCGCGCGATCCACGCCGGCCAGCGCCCCGACCCCACTTCCGGCGCGATCATGCCGCCGATCTACCAGACCTCGACCTATGCGCAGGAAGCGCTCGGGGTCAACAAGGGGTACGAGTACGCGCGCGGGAAGAACCCCACGCGCGAGTGCCTCGAGCGGAACATCGCGGCGCTCGAGGGCGCGCAGCATGGCTTCGCCTTCTCGTCCGGGATGGGATGCGTCGATTCCATCATGAAGCTCTTCCGTTCGGGTGACCACGTCGTCGTCGGGTCGAACGTCTACGGCGGCACCTACCGCCTCTTCGACAAGATCCTGCAGAACTTCGGGATGCAGTTCTCGTGGGTCGACACGCGTGACCCGCAGCGCATCGCCGACGCCCTGCGGCCGAACACGCGGGCGGTGATGCTCGAGACGCCGACCAATCCGTTGATGCAGCTCACGGACCTCGCCGCGGCGGCCGAGATCGCCAGGCGGCATGGCGCACTCACGATCGTCGACAACACCTTCGCCACCCCGTACTTCCAGAACCCGCTCCAGCTCGGCGCCGACATCGTCTGGCACTCGAGCACCAAGTACCTGAACGGGCACTCGGACATCATCGGCGGCGTCGCCGCCCTGAACGACGACGAGCTCGCCAAGCGACTCCAGTTCAACCTCAACTCGGCCGGTGCCGTCCCCGGGCCGATGGACTCGTGGCTCACGCTGCGCGGCACGAAGACGCTCGCACTCCGCATGCGGCAGCATGACGCCAACGGGCGCGCGATCTCGAGCTGGCTCGCCAACCGCGTGGGCGAGACCCACGTCTTCTATCCCGGGCTCGCCACGCACCCGCAGCACGAGCTCGCGAAGCGGCAGATGCGCGGCTTCGGCGGGATGGTCTCGGTCGAGACCGGGTCGAAGGAGAACGCGAACAAGGTCGTGAGTCGCGTTCGGATCTTCACGCTCGCCGAGTCCCTCGGTGGCGTCGAGTCGCTGGTCTGCCAGCCGGCCGGCATGACGCATGCCTCCGTCGAGCCCGCCCGTCGCCTCGAGATCGGCATCACCGACGGCCTGATCCGCTTCTCCTGCGGCGTCGAGGATGTCGAGGACCTGATCGCGGACCTGGAGCAGGCGTTCCAAGGGCTCTAG